The following are from one region of the Mangifera indica cultivar Alphonso chromosome 14, CATAS_Mindica_2.1, whole genome shotgun sequence genome:
- the LOC123196757 gene encoding 50S ribosomal subunit assembly factor BipA isoform X2 — MAGPLLLRSLWSTSKRSFSSSPSSSHFKSYLSSARFFSTAADAAVCPNPALDPARLRNVAVIAHVDHGKTTLMDRLLRQCGADIPHERAMDSISLERERGITIASKVTSISWKENELNMVDTPGHADFGGEVERVVGMVEGAILVVDAGEGPLAQTKFVLAKALKYGLRPILLLNKVDRPAVSEERCNEVESLVFDLFANLGATEEQLDFPVLYASAKEGWASSTFTKDPPGDAKNMSQLLDAVIRHVPPPNASLEAPFQMLVTMMEKDFYLGRILTGRVASGVIYVGDKVHGLRITDSGTEKIEEGKVLKLMKKKGTGMVLIDSAGAGDIISIAGMTKPSIGHSVANTEVTTALPTIELDPPTISMTFGVNDSPSAGRDGSHLTGGKIGDRLMAEAETNLAINVLPGLAETYEVQGRGELQLGILIENMRREGFELSVSPPKVMYKTENNVKLEPIEEVTIEVNEEHVGLIMEALSHRRAEVVDMGPVPGNDGRTKISLTCPSRGLVGYRSVFSSDTRGTGFMHRAFLKYEKYRGPLGNVRKGVLVSMGYGSITAHALMSLEARGILFVTPGMETYDGMIIGEHSRDTDLDVNPVRAKELTNVRAAGKDENVKLSPPRLMTLEEAIGYVASDELIEVTPKAIRLRKRYLEVNKRKAMSKRPKE, encoded by the exons ATGGCCGGTCCCTTACTTCTCCGTTCACTCTGGTCAACCTCCAAGAGATCATTCTCCTCATCGCCGTCTTCGTCTCACTTCAAATCCTATCTGTCATCCGCGCGCTTTTTCTCCACCGCCGCCGATGCCGCTGTATGTCCAAATCCAGCGTTGGACCCTGCGCGCCTCCGCAACGTGGCCGTCATAGCGCACGTTGACCACGGTAAGACTACGCTTATGGACAGGCTTTTACGACAGTGCGGCGCTGATATCCCTCACGAGCGCGCCATGGACTCCATCAGCCTTGAGCGTGAACGTGGTATCACCATCGCCTCTAAG GTTACATCTATATCATGGAAGGAAAATGAACTAAACATGGTTGATACACCTGGGCATGCTGATTTTGGTGGTGAG GTTGAGCGGGTTGTTGGCATGGTGGAAGGAGCAATTTTAGTTGTTGATGCTGGTGAAGGTCCTCTTGCACAGACAAAGTTTGTTCTTGCCAAAGCCTTGAAATATGGGCTTCGTCCCATTCTTCTTTTGAACAAAGTTGACAGACCTGCTG TTTCTGAAGAGAGGTGTAATGAAGTTGAGAGTCTGGTTTTCGACCTTTTTGCAAATCTTGGCGCCACag AGGAACAACTAGATTTTCCAGTTCTCTATGCCTCTGCTAAAGAAGGATGGGCATCTTCCACCTTCACCAAAGATCCTCCTGGTGATGCAAAGAACATGTCTCAGTTGCTTGATGCCGTCATAAGACATGTTCCTCCACCTAATGCAAGCCTTGAGGCACCATTCCAGATGCTG GTTACAATGATGGAAAAGGACTTCTATCTTGGCCGGATATTGACTGGACGCGTTGCTTCTGGTGTCATTTATGTTGGTGACAAAGTACATGGACTTCGTATTACTGATTCTGGGACTGAAAAAATCGAAGAAGGAAAG GTTCTAAagttaatgaaaaagaaaggcaCAGGCATGGTTTTAATAGACAGTGCAGGAGCAGGTGATATTATATCAATAGCTGGTATGACAAAACCGTCGATAGGCCATTCAGTAGCAAATACAGAG GTCACAACTGCATTGCCCACCATTGAGTTGGACCCCCCAACCATTTCCATGACTTTTGGTGTGAATGACTCTCCCTCGGCTGGTCGTGATGGTAGTCAT ttGACAGGAGGAAAAATTGGTGATCGTTTAATGGCTGAAGCTGAAACAAACCTTGCCATAAATGTACTTCCAGGCTTAGCAGAAACATATGAGGTTCAGGGAAGGGGCGAACTTCAACTTG GTATACTAATTGAGAATATGAGACGTGAAGGATTTGAGCTTTCTGTCTCACCACCAAAAGTCAT GTACAAAACCGAAAATAATGTGAAGCTTGAGCCAATTGAAGAAGTGACTATTGAG GTTAATGAAGAACATGTGGGGCTGATTATGGAAGCTCTTTCTCATAGGCGAGCTGAAGTTGTCGACATGGGTCCTGTCCCTGGAAATGATGGCAGAACCAAAATATCTCTGACTTGTCCTTCAAG GGGCCTTGTTGGTTACAGAAGTGTGTTCAGCAGTGACACCCGAGGAACTGGCTTTATGCACCGTGCTTTCCTAA AGTATGAAAAATATCGAGGGCCTCTTGGGAATGTTAGAAAAGGAGTGTTG GTATCAATGGGCTATGGTTCAATCACAGCACATGCATTAATGAGTTTAGAAGCTCGTGGAATTCTTTTCGTGACTCCTGGAATGGAG ACATATGATGGCATGATTATCGGTGAACATTCACGGGATACAGATCTGGAT GTCAACCCAGTGAGGGCCAAGGAACTTACTAATGTCCGGGCTGCTGGCAAGGACGAGAACGTGAAGCTGTCTCCGCCTCGCCTT ATGACCCTGGAAGAGGCTATAGGGTATGTAGCTTCTGATGAGCTTATTGAG GTAACACCCAAGGCCATTCGTTTAAGAAAGAGATACCTGGAAGTCAACAAGCGTAAAGCCATGagtaaaaggccaaaggaataA
- the LOC123195443 gene encoding ras-related protein RABA1f, whose translation MGAYRADDDYDYLFKVVLIGDSGVGKSNLLSRFTKNEFSLESKSTIGVEFATRSIRVDDKVVKAQIWDTAGQERYRAITSAYYRGAVGALLVYDVTRHVTFENVERWLKELRGHTDSNIVIMLVGNKADLRHLRAVSIEDAQSFAERENTFFMETSALESLNVESAFTEVLTQIYRVVSKKALDVGDDPAALPKGQTINIGSKDDVSAVKKAGCCSA comes from the exons ATGGGAGCTTACAGGGCTGATGATGACTATGATTACTTGTTCAAAGTGGTGCTAATTGGCGACTCTGGTGTTGGTAAATCCAATCTCTTGTCACGATTCACTAAAAATGAATTCAGTCTCGAATCCAAATCCACCATCGGCGTTGAATTCGCCACTCGTAGCATTCGCGTCGACGACAAGGTCGTCAAGGCCCAGATTTGGGATACTGCTGGCCAGGAAcg GTACCGTGCAATCACAAGTGCATACTACAGAGGAGCGGTGGGTGCATTGCTTGTTTATGATGTTACACGGCATGTCACATTTGAGAATGTGGAGAGATGGTTAAAGGAGCTTAGGGGTCACACTGATTCCAACATTGTGATCATGCTTGTTGGAAACAAGGCAGATTTGCGTCATTTGCGGGCTGTTTCCATTGAGGATGCTCAGTCATTTGCTGAGAGGGAGAACACCTTTTTCATGGAAACCTCTGCCCTAGAGTCACTAAACGTTGAAAGTGCCTTCACAGAAGTACTCACTCAGATTTATCGAGTTGTCAGCAAGAAGGCTCTGGATGTTGGTGATGACCCAGCAGCCTTGCCCAAGGGACAAACTATTAATATTGGCTCTAAAGATGATGTATCAGCGGTGAAAAAGGCTGGATGCTGCTCTGCATAA
- the LOC123196757 gene encoding 50S ribosomal subunit assembly factor BipA isoform X1, whose amino-acid sequence MAGPLLLRSLWSTSKRSFSSSPSSSHFKSYLSSARFFSTAADAAVCPNPALDPARLRNVAVIAHVDHGKTTLMDRLLRQCGADIPHERAMDSISLERERGITIASKVTSISWKENELNMVDTPGHADFGGEVERVVGMVEGAILVVDAGEGPLAQTKFVLAKALKYGLRPILLLNKVDRPAVSEERCNEVESLVFDLFANLGATEEQLDFPVLYASAKEGWASSTFTKDPPGDAKNMSQLLDAVIRHVPPPNASLEAPFQMLVTMMEKDFYLGRILTGRVASGVIYVGDKVHGLRITDSGTEKIEEGKVLKLMKKKGTGMVLIDSAGAGDIISIAGMTKPSIGHSVANTEVTTALPTIELDPPTISMTFGVNDSPSAGRDGSHLTGGKIGDRLMAEAETNLAINVLPGLAETYEVQGRGELQLGILIENMRREGFELSVSPPKVMYKTENNVKLEPIEEVTIEVNEEHVGLIMEALSHRRAEVVDMGPVPGNDGRTKISLTCPSRGLVGYRSVFSSDTRGTGFMHRAFLKYEKYRGPLGNVRKGVLVSMGYGSITAHALMSLEARGILFVTPGMETYDGMIIGEHSRDTDLDVRSILTLHYAFLFYQGDRLGYYFLLQVNPVRAKELTNVRAAGKDENVKLSPPRLMTLEEAIGYVASDELIEVTPKAIRLRKRYLEVNKRKAMSKRPKE is encoded by the exons ATGGCCGGTCCCTTACTTCTCCGTTCACTCTGGTCAACCTCCAAGAGATCATTCTCCTCATCGCCGTCTTCGTCTCACTTCAAATCCTATCTGTCATCCGCGCGCTTTTTCTCCACCGCCGCCGATGCCGCTGTATGTCCAAATCCAGCGTTGGACCCTGCGCGCCTCCGCAACGTGGCCGTCATAGCGCACGTTGACCACGGTAAGACTACGCTTATGGACAGGCTTTTACGACAGTGCGGCGCTGATATCCCTCACGAGCGCGCCATGGACTCCATCAGCCTTGAGCGTGAACGTGGTATCACCATCGCCTCTAAG GTTACATCTATATCATGGAAGGAAAATGAACTAAACATGGTTGATACACCTGGGCATGCTGATTTTGGTGGTGAG GTTGAGCGGGTTGTTGGCATGGTGGAAGGAGCAATTTTAGTTGTTGATGCTGGTGAAGGTCCTCTTGCACAGACAAAGTTTGTTCTTGCCAAAGCCTTGAAATATGGGCTTCGTCCCATTCTTCTTTTGAACAAAGTTGACAGACCTGCTG TTTCTGAAGAGAGGTGTAATGAAGTTGAGAGTCTGGTTTTCGACCTTTTTGCAAATCTTGGCGCCACag AGGAACAACTAGATTTTCCAGTTCTCTATGCCTCTGCTAAAGAAGGATGGGCATCTTCCACCTTCACCAAAGATCCTCCTGGTGATGCAAAGAACATGTCTCAGTTGCTTGATGCCGTCATAAGACATGTTCCTCCACCTAATGCAAGCCTTGAGGCACCATTCCAGATGCTG GTTACAATGATGGAAAAGGACTTCTATCTTGGCCGGATATTGACTGGACGCGTTGCTTCTGGTGTCATTTATGTTGGTGACAAAGTACATGGACTTCGTATTACTGATTCTGGGACTGAAAAAATCGAAGAAGGAAAG GTTCTAAagttaatgaaaaagaaaggcaCAGGCATGGTTTTAATAGACAGTGCAGGAGCAGGTGATATTATATCAATAGCTGGTATGACAAAACCGTCGATAGGCCATTCAGTAGCAAATACAGAG GTCACAACTGCATTGCCCACCATTGAGTTGGACCCCCCAACCATTTCCATGACTTTTGGTGTGAATGACTCTCCCTCGGCTGGTCGTGATGGTAGTCAT ttGACAGGAGGAAAAATTGGTGATCGTTTAATGGCTGAAGCTGAAACAAACCTTGCCATAAATGTACTTCCAGGCTTAGCAGAAACATATGAGGTTCAGGGAAGGGGCGAACTTCAACTTG GTATACTAATTGAGAATATGAGACGTGAAGGATTTGAGCTTTCTGTCTCACCACCAAAAGTCAT GTACAAAACCGAAAATAATGTGAAGCTTGAGCCAATTGAAGAAGTGACTATTGAG GTTAATGAAGAACATGTGGGGCTGATTATGGAAGCTCTTTCTCATAGGCGAGCTGAAGTTGTCGACATGGGTCCTGTCCCTGGAAATGATGGCAGAACCAAAATATCTCTGACTTGTCCTTCAAG GGGCCTTGTTGGTTACAGAAGTGTGTTCAGCAGTGACACCCGAGGAACTGGCTTTATGCACCGTGCTTTCCTAA AGTATGAAAAATATCGAGGGCCTCTTGGGAATGTTAGAAAAGGAGTGTTG GTATCAATGGGCTATGGTTCAATCACAGCACATGCATTAATGAGTTTAGAAGCTCGTGGAATTCTTTTCGTGACTCCTGGAATGGAG ACATATGATGGCATGATTATCGGTGAACATTCACGGGATACAGATCTGGATGTAAGATCGATCTTAACTCTTCATTAtgcatttttgttttatcaaggTGACCGACTTGgctattattttcttttgcagGTCAACCCAGTGAGGGCCAAGGAACTTACTAATGTCCGGGCTGCTGGCAAGGACGAGAACGTGAAGCTGTCTCCGCCTCGCCTT ATGACCCTGGAAGAGGCTATAGGGTATGTAGCTTCTGATGAGCTTATTGAG GTAACACCCAAGGCCATTCGTTTAAGAAAGAGATACCTGGAAGTCAACAAGCGTAAAGCCATGagtaaaaggccaaaggaataA
- the LOC123196562 gene encoding LOB domain-containing protein 2-like, whose protein sequence is MQSNNDNSGRSSVQPACAACKHQRKKCIEGCKLAVYFPADKSREFQAVHKVFGVSNVIKIVYGVDEEDRTKVVDSLIWEALWRQKNPVLGPYGEYKRLCEELKSYKSQALMQSRHQSHQLVGGLPGQGGMIFQPPLIGWHEANNVLSMEEAMYNNNAGNYICRDKADSMVQFVQNPTKIKQERDVGGVVNIPVEQQEPQRLQQSMNFVSQHEHSITRGFNQQYYISGSFC, encoded by the exons ATGCAAAGTAACAACGATAACTCTGGTAGATCAAGCGTGCAGCCAGCATGTGCTGCATGCAAGCATCAAAGGAAAAAATGCATCGAGGGCTGCAAACTGGCGGTCTATTTTCCGGCCGATAAGAGCCGAGAATTTCAGGCGGTTCACAAAGTATTTGGCGTGAGCAACGTCATAAAGATTGTGTATGGTGTCGACGAAGAAGATAGAACAAAAGTTGTAGACTCACTCATCTGGGAAGCCCTTTGGAGGCAGAAGAATCCGGTTCTAGGTCCCTATGGAGAGTATAAAAGACTTTGTGAAGAACTTAAATCGTACAAAAGCCAAGCCCTAATGCAAAGCCGCCACCAAAGTCATCAATTAGTCGGGGGTTTACCAGGACAAGGGGGAATGATTTTCCAGCCACCTTTAATCGGATGGCATGAAGCAAATAATGTACTGAGTATGGAAGAAGCAATGTATAACAACAACGCAGGGAATTACATTTGTCGCGATAAAGCGGATTCGATGGTGCAATTTGTGCAAAATCCTACAAAAATAAAGCAGGAAAGAGATGTTGGTGGTGTTGTTAATATTCCAGTGGAGCAACAGGAGCCACAACGACTGCAACAATCTATGAATTTTGTTTCTCAACATGAACACTCTATCACTAGAGGCTTTAACCAGCAATACTACATTTCag GTTCATTTTGTTGA
- the LOC123196759 gene encoding rac-like GTP-binding protein RAC2 — translation MSTAGFIKCVTVGDGAVGKTCMLVSYTSNTFPTDYVPTVFDNFSANVVVDGSTVNLGLWDTAGQEDYNRLRPLSYRGADVFLLAFSLISNASYENISKKCIPELRLYAPTVPIILVGTKMDLRDDKQYLIDHPGATPISTSQGEELKKMIGAAVY, via the exons atgagtaCCGCTGGATTCATCAAGTGTGTCACCGTCGGCGATGGAGCAGTGGGCAAGACTTGCATGCTAGTCTCCTACACTAGCAATACCTTTCCAACG GACTATGTGCCAACGGTGTTTGACAACTTCAGTGCTAATGTGGTGGTGGATGGCAGCACAGTTAACCTTGGACTATGGGATACTGCTG GGCAAGAGGATTACAACAGACTTAGGCCTTTGAGTTACAGGGGTGCAGATGTGTTCTTGTTGGCCTTTTCTCTCATCAGCAATGCTAGCtatgaaaatatttcaaagaag TGCATCCCCGAGTTGAGGCTTTATGCCCCAACTGTGCCTATCATTCTTGTTGGAACAAAAATGG ATTTACGAGATGACAAGCAGTACTTGATAGATCATCCTGGCGCTACTCCAATCTCAACATCACAGGGGGAAGAACTGAAGAAGATGATCGGTGCTGCTGTTTACTAA
- the LOC123196764 gene encoding acyl-coenzyme A oxidase 3, peroxisomal codes for MDRASQRTKILSNHFLQPSFSQIISSNACLSYTPPELNELYDFDIKEMRKVLDGHNVQHRDWLFNLIIQSKLFNPKKAGEKVFISPDYNQSMEQQREITMKRIAYLLERGVFQGWLTANGIESELTKLAFLEVINMFDHSLAIKIGVHLFLWGGAIQFFGTKRHHDKWLRDTENYAVKGCFSMTELGHGSNVRGIETVTTYDSNTGEFVINTPCESAQKYWIGGAANHATHTVVFSQLEINGKNQGVHAFICQIRDEDGNICPNIRIADCGHKTGLNGVDNGRLWFDNVRIPRENLLNSVADVSPHGEYLSAIKDPDQRFATFMAPLTSGRVIIAASAVYISKIGLATAIRYALSRRAFSISPNGPETLLLDYPSHQRRLLPLLAKTYAMSSAGNYLKMMYVNRTPQSNKTIHVVSSALKAVHTWHNMRTLQECREACGGQGLKTENHVGHLKSEYDVQSTFEGDNNVLMQQVSKALLAEYMAAKKRNNSFKGLGLEHMNKPCPIIPSQLSSSILRNNQFQMDVFCLRERDLLSRFAVEVSQHQAMGQNKEYAFILSYQLAEDLGRAFSDRLILQTFIETEATVPVGSLKDVLGLLRSLYALAIMEEDAAFLRYGYLSTNNDAAVRKEVIQLCSEVRPHALALVSSFGIPDGFLSPIAFNWIDANSWSSVHQ; via the exons ATGGATCGCGCTTCTCAAAGAACCAAAATCCTCAGCAACCATTTCCTGCAACCCAGTTTTTCTCAGATTATTTCCTCAAACGCATGCTTAAGTTACACCCCGCCCGAACTCAATGAACTTTACGATTTCGACATCAAAGAGATGCGGAAAGTATTGGACGGCCACAACGTCCAGCACCGAGACTGGCTGTTCAATCTTATCATACAGAGCAAACTTTTTAATCCGAAAAAAGCTGGGGAGAAAGTGTTTATATCGCCTGATTATAACCAGTCCATGGAGCAGCAACGGGAGATTACCATGAAGAGAATTGCTTACTTGCTTGAAAGAGGGGTTTTCCAAGGCTGGCTTACTGCCAACGGAATCGAATCTGAGTTGACCAAATTAGCATTTCTTGAAGTTATCAATATGTTCGACCACTCGCTCGCCATCAAGATCGGTGTTCACTTATTCTTGTg GGGTGGGGCTATCCAATTTTTCGGGACGAAGCGCCACCACGACAAGTGGCTGAGAGACACTGAGAATTATGCGGTGAAGGGTTGCTTTTCAATGACAGAGCTGGGACATGGAAGTAAT GTCAGAGGAATTGAAACAGTTACCACTTATGATTCAAACACCGGCGAGTTTGTTATAAATACTCCTTGCGAATCTGCTCAGAAGTACTGGATTGGCGGGGCAGCTAAT CATGCAACACACACAGTGGTCTTTTCGCAGCTTGAAATTAACGGGAAAAATCAAGGGGTTCATGCTTTTATTTGCCAGATCAGGGATGAAGATGGTAACATCTGTCCTAACATCCGGATAGCTGACTGTGGTCATAAAACTGGGTTGAATGGTGTTGATAATGGCCGCCTCTG GTTTGACAATGTCCGAATCCCCAGGGAGAATTTGTTAAATTCAGTTGCTGATGTTTCACCTCATGGGGAGTACCTGAGTGCAATTAAAGACCCAGATCAG AGGTTTGCCACTTTTATGGCCCCTTTAACATCTGGTCGAGTAATTATTGCAGCTAGTGCAGTGTATATATCAAag ATTGGTTTAGCAACAGCTATAAGGTATGCATTATCAAGAAGAGCCTTCTCTATTTCTCCAAATGGGCCTGAAACCCTGTTGCTTGATTACCCAAGTCATCAACGGCGACTATTGCCTCTCCTTGCAAAGAC ATATGCAATGAGTTCTGCTGGAAATTACTTGAAGATGATGTATGTGAATAGAACACCTCAGTCAAACAAAACCATTCATGTTGTTTCAAGTGCACTAAAGGCTGTTCATACCTGGCATAATATGCGAACACTACAG GAATGTCGTGAAGCTTGTGGAGGACAAGGACTTAAGACTGAAAATCATGTTGGGCATTTGAAAAGTGAATATGATGTGCAGTCCACATTTGAAGGGGACAACAATGTCTTGATGCAACAG GTTAGCAAGGCTCTTCTTGCGGAATATATGGCAGCTAAGAAGAGAAATAATTCTTTCAAAGGTTTGGGATTAGAACACATGAATAAGCCTTGCCCTATAATCCCATCTCAACTTTCAAGTTCTATCCTCAGGAACAACCAGTTCCAA ATGGACGTGTTCTGCTTAAGGGAGAGAGATCTGTTGAGTCGTTTTGCTGTGGAAGTGTCACAACATCAAGCTATGGGACAAAATAAAGAGTATGCCTTCATTCTG AGTTACCAGCTTGCAGAAGACTTGGGTAGAGCTTTCTCAGATAGATTAATATTGCAAACGTTTATCGAGACTGAAGCAACTGTACCAGTGGGTTCTTTGAAG GATGTCCTGGGTTTGCTGAGATCATTGTATGCTTTAGCAATCATGGAAGAAGATGCTGCGTTTCTCCGATATGGGTATTTATCAACAAATAATGATGCTGCTGTCAGGAAAGAAGTCATACAATTGTGTAGTGAAGTGCGACCACATGCACTTGCCTTGGTCAGTTCCTTTGGCATTCCTGATGGTTTCTTGAGCCCTATAGCATTTAACTGGATTGATGCGAATTCTTGGTCTTCAGTTCATCAATAG
- the LOC123196457 gene encoding glucosidase 2 subunit beta: MFKNWILIILISICFQVLFVHCKSPSIIGVHPLDESYFSSEIIKCKDGSKSFTRDRLNDNFCDCIDGTDEPGTSACPAGKFYCRNVGSTPQFIFSSRVNDHFCDCCDGSDEYDGSFRCPNTCVMGGNIEYKRSTYISIDAKESKNQANLEDLIQKLEGLKIILLLQVGVVLISFVMIVRIIRYRFRSRRKHYS, from the exons ATGTTCAAAAACTGGATTCTTATTATTCTGATTTCTATCTGTTTCCAAGTCCTTTTTGTTCACTGTAAATCCCCTTCAATCATTGGTGTTCACCCACTTG ATGAGAGTTACTTTTCTTCAGAGATTATAAAGTGTAAAGATGGGTCTAAATCCTTCACCAGAGACCGTCTTAACGACAATTTTTGCGACTGCATTGACGGGACCGACGAACCGG GAACTTCAGCTTGTCCAGCAGGCAAATTTTATTGCAGGAATGTAGGAAGTACACCTCAGTTCATTTTCTCTTCTCGTGTTAATGATCATTTTTGTG ATTGCTGTGATGGAAGTGATGAATATGATGGCAGCTTCAGGTGTCCCAACACTTGTGTAATGGGAGGGAATATTGAGTACAAACGTAGTACTTATATCTCCATTGATGCAAAAGAATCAAAAAATCAAGCTAATTTGGAGGATTTGATTCAGAAGCTAGAAG GGTTGAAGATAATCTTACTTCTGCAAGTCGGTGTGGTTCTCATTAGTTTTGTGATGATTGTTCGGATAATTCGTTACCGTTTTAGATCTAGAAGAAAGCATTATAGTTGA